In a genomic window of Aestuariirhabdus haliotis:
- a CDS encoding GGDEF domain-containing protein gives MADDNGDSAERWRSKYLSSLDKRDSLEKAMQEQIDELRKTLLVVMLVCRGIDSELDESIKALADQLRGATRDIHVGPLVDKVQKRAGIVLDRKDFDQLREQLSQLLSQLRNCDIDRALQKRLVQEEKALQKQLKGYQDLPPLLEKMAEHQRDVLMQMGNGAIVQPAEKPFWRRLFSGDNEQEAQIYPETREDSDTQQQIATEQELLADEDSTLDLAEPGGRRAALEESVSDGAEDQNAEDGALEHDEPETTDQQEQDVLGQDFTLLSRHIGSTLMDLLSQLAIPDRLENDSYSLQRNIDGGITWYELVPNLERMNRIVLGTVGQTRNEFENYLKVIHDRLADFQARAGLVRQGMQQARGSNEKLDASLREGIDHLQRSMEAATDLEALKEDVGQRLDTILQTIEVHKQELEHNEQADKLQQLTSRMQEMEQETQQLKVNLSKERARATRDRLTGLPNRLAYETRVESEYARWKRYQEPLVLAVADIDLFKNVNDRFGHLAGDKLLRIFARQLQKNLREVDFIARYGGEEFIILMPNTALQEGQQVAEKVRAAIEVTPLHYKSDALTITASFGVTEFRGGDTVAEVFERADTALYKAKEQGRNRVSVEA, from the coding sequence GTGGCAGATGATAATGGTGACAGCGCAGAACGTTGGCGCAGTAAATACCTCAGTAGCCTGGACAAGCGTGATAGCCTCGAAAAGGCGATGCAGGAACAGATTGATGAACTGCGCAAAACCCTGCTGGTAGTTATGCTGGTTTGCCGTGGCATCGACAGTGAGCTGGATGAGAGTATCAAGGCACTAGCTGACCAGTTGCGTGGAGCCACCCGAGACATTCATGTTGGGCCATTAGTCGACAAGGTGCAGAAACGCGCGGGTATTGTTCTCGATCGAAAGGATTTCGATCAGCTGCGAGAGCAGTTGTCCCAGCTTTTATCCCAGCTGAGAAATTGCGACATAGACCGAGCCCTGCAGAAACGTCTGGTCCAGGAGGAAAAAGCGCTTCAGAAGCAACTCAAAGGGTATCAGGATCTTCCTCCCTTGTTGGAAAAAATGGCGGAGCATCAACGTGATGTGCTGATGCAGATGGGCAACGGAGCGATAGTTCAGCCGGCCGAAAAGCCGTTTTGGCGGCGACTGTTCAGTGGCGACAATGAGCAAGAGGCCCAGATTTATCCCGAGACGAGAGAAGACTCTGACACCCAGCAACAGATAGCCACTGAACAAGAATTGCTTGCGGATGAAGACAGCACACTCGACCTGGCCGAGCCGGGCGGGCGGCGAGCTGCGCTTGAGGAGTCAGTATCTGATGGCGCCGAAGATCAGAATGCTGAAGATGGTGCTCTCGAGCATGATGAGCCTGAAACCACTGACCAGCAGGAGCAGGATGTACTGGGTCAGGACTTTACTCTATTGTCCCGACATATCGGCTCTACCTTGATGGATCTGCTGAGCCAGCTGGCCATTCCCGATCGCCTTGAAAATGACAGTTACTCATTACAGCGAAATATTGATGGTGGTATTACCTGGTACGAACTGGTGCCAAATCTGGAGCGGATGAACCGTATTGTCTTGGGCACGGTGGGTCAGACTCGGAACGAATTTGAAAACTATCTAAAAGTGATACACGATCGCCTTGCCGATTTTCAGGCGCGAGCTGGATTGGTTCGGCAAGGCATGCAACAGGCCAGGGGCAGTAACGAGAAGCTGGATGCCAGCCTGAGAGAGGGGATTGATCACCTGCAGCGTTCCATGGAGGCAGCCACCGATCTGGAAGCGCTGAAGGAAGATGTTGGCCAGAGACTTGATACGATATTGCAGACCATTGAAGTGCATAAGCAGGAACTGGAGCATAATGAGCAGGCTGACAAGTTGCAGCAGCTGACGAGCCGCATGCAGGAGATGGAACAGGAAACTCAGCAGCTAAAAGTTAATCTGTCGAAAGAACGTGCACGAGCAACCCGCGATCGGTTAACCGGTCTGCCCAATCGATTAGCTTATGAAACCCGGGTAGAAAGCGAATACGCCCGCTGGAAACGGTACCAGGAGCCTTTGGTGCTGGCTGTTGCCGATATCGATCTGTTCAAAAATGTGAATGATCGTTTTGGCCATCTGGCCGGAGATAAACTACTGCGAATATTTGCCCGCCAATTGCAGAAGAACCTGCGAGAGGTCGACTTTATTGCCCGCTATGGAGGGGAGGAGTTTATTATTCTGATGCCCAATACAGCGTTACAGGAAGGGCAGCAGGTAGCGGAAAAGGTCCGCGCCGCGATCGAGGTCACACCCCTGCATTATAAGAGTGATGCTTTAACAATCACGGCCTCCTTTGGTGTTACTGAATTCCGCGGCGGGGATACGGTGGCCGAAGTGTTTGAGCGTGCCGATACGGCGTTGTATAAAGCTAAGGAGCAAGGTCGAAATCGGGTGTCGGTCGAAGCCTGA
- the nudF gene encoding ADP-ribose diphosphatase produces MFRIGVLGSAFDPPTKGHVDVIEQAATRFDLILLVPSARHAFGKRSQPFAHRVAMLQALCETLNPPCALEVSTIEATLAANSNSPVYTFDLLTALEAQLGPAYSNLELGFIRGPDNADPKVWQNFYRAAEIEQHWPIFTAKQRIRFRSSDARVLLQGPARVDRDALCTILPDRVVDYILANDLYAPSALNRVPHYNQQDVQVLEHERCYDGFFKMDRYQLQHRRFAGGWTHTLSREIFLRTKAVAMLPVDLQRQQIVLVEQFRIGAYAAGFSPWMLEIVAGILEDGESPEELVRREAMEEAGLEVGALLPVCQYLPSPGGSSEELEIFCGLVDASTAQGIHGLEAEGEDIRVHVVSIDQALDLLQDGELNNAATIIALQWLQLNLPRLLKEHNPCD; encoded by the coding sequence ATGTTTCGCATTGGCGTTTTGGGTTCTGCTTTTGACCCCCCAACCAAGGGTCATGTTGACGTTATTGAGCAAGCAGCTACCCGGTTTGATCTTATTCTGCTGGTGCCTTCTGCGCGTCACGCGTTTGGCAAACGTAGCCAACCCTTCGCTCACCGAGTCGCCATGTTACAGGCTCTTTGCGAAACCCTGAACCCTCCCTGTGCGCTTGAAGTTTCCACCATCGAAGCCACTTTAGCTGCCAATTCAAACAGTCCGGTCTACACCTTTGACCTGCTAACGGCTCTCGAGGCGCAGTTGGGACCTGCGTATTCGAACCTTGAACTCGGTTTTATTCGCGGCCCCGACAACGCCGACCCCAAGGTCTGGCAGAACTTTTATCGCGCCGCAGAGATCGAACAACATTGGCCCATTTTTACAGCCAAGCAACGGATCAGGTTCCGCAGCAGCGATGCTCGGGTCCTGCTGCAAGGCCCGGCAAGGGTTGACCGCGATGCCCTTTGCACAATACTTCCAGACAGGGTTGTCGACTACATACTCGCTAACGATCTGTACGCACCCTCTGCGCTAAACCGCGTGCCACATTACAACCAGCAGGATGTTCAGGTGCTCGAACACGAACGCTGTTATGACGGTTTTTTTAAAATGGATCGTTATCAGCTCCAGCACCGCCGCTTCGCCGGGGGCTGGACTCACACACTGAGCCGTGAAATATTTCTGCGCACCAAAGCCGTGGCCATGCTGCCCGTTGACCTTCAACGCCAGCAAATTGTCCTGGTGGAGCAATTTCGTATCGGTGCATATGCGGCAGGTTTTTCCCCATGGATGCTGGAAATAGTCGCCGGCATTCTTGAGGACGGTGAAAGCCCAGAGGAGCTGGTACGCCGTGAAGCCATGGAAGAAGCCGGGCTTGAAGTAGGGGCTTTGCTTCCGGTTTGCCAATACCTGCCCAGTCCCGGCGGGAGCTCAGAAGAACTGGAAATATTCTGTGGTCTCGTGGATGCATCGACAGCCCAGGGTATTCACGGACTGGAAGCCGAGGGCGAAGATATTCGCGTACATGTCGTCAGCATCGACCAGGCCCTCGATCTGCTCCAGGATGGTGAACTGAATAACGCCGCCACCATTATCGCCCTACAATGGCTGCAATTGAATTTACCCCGATTACTTAAGGAGCATAATCCGTGCGACTAA
- the trhP gene encoding prephenate-dependent tRNA uridine(34) hydroxylase TrhP: MKPELLSPAGTLKNMHYAFAYGADAVYAGQPRYSLRVRNNDFKLENLEQGIQFAHQQGKQFYLASNIAPHNSKVKTYLKDIEPVIAMKPDALIMSDPGLIMLVREQWPDMPIHLSVQANVVNYAAVKFWYQMGVSRIILSRELSLDEIEEIRMQCPEMELEVFVHGSLCIAYSGRCLLSGYINHRDPNQGTCTNACRWKYDSHEATETPSGDIVPVQQMDPAAETVEPQLGEGAPSDKIVLLQEQGRPDDYMPAFEDEHGTYIMNSKDLRAIQHVERLTKMGIHSLKIEGRTKSHYYVSRTAQVYRQAIDDAAAGKSFDRGLMDILENLASRGYTEGFYRRHVHDEYQNYERGNSVSTTQQFVGEVVECDQGMVTIDVKNRFQLGDQLELMTPQGNHRFTLTSMENHKGASVEVAPGNGHRVRFPVGDLDVDPHGLLVRDLPTAAAGN; encoded by the coding sequence ATGAAGCCAGAACTGCTCTCCCCGGCGGGAACCCTGAAGAATATGCATTATGCCTTCGCCTATGGAGCCGATGCGGTGTACGCCGGGCAACCTCGCTACAGTCTGCGGGTACGCAATAACGATTTTAAGCTTGAGAACCTCGAGCAAGGAATTCAATTCGCTCACCAGCAAGGCAAGCAGTTCTATCTGGCGAGCAACATTGCGCCCCACAACAGCAAAGTCAAAACCTACCTTAAGGACATCGAGCCGGTTATCGCCATGAAGCCCGACGCCCTGATTATGTCCGATCCCGGGCTCATCATGCTGGTTCGGGAGCAATGGCCCGATATGCCGATTCATCTCTCGGTTCAGGCCAATGTGGTTAACTACGCCGCCGTTAAATTCTGGTATCAGATGGGCGTCAGTCGCATTATCCTCTCTCGCGAGCTGTCCCTGGATGAGATCGAAGAGATCCGCATGCAATGCCCGGAGATGGAACTTGAAGTCTTCGTTCATGGCTCCTTGTGCATCGCTTACTCGGGACGTTGCCTGCTGTCAGGCTACATCAACCATCGCGATCCCAATCAGGGCACCTGCACCAACGCCTGCCGCTGGAAATATGACTCCCATGAAGCCACGGAGACCCCGTCCGGCGACATCGTCCCCGTACAACAGATGGATCCAGCTGCTGAAACGGTTGAGCCGCAGTTGGGTGAAGGCGCTCCAAGCGATAAAATCGTCCTGTTGCAGGAACAGGGTCGCCCGGATGATTACATGCCTGCGTTCGAAGACGAACACGGCACTTACATCATGAATTCCAAAGACCTGCGAGCGATCCAGCATGTCGAACGACTGACCAAGATGGGCATCCATTCACTCAAGATCGAAGGGCGCACCAAGTCCCACTACTATGTTTCCCGCACGGCCCAGGTTTACCGCCAGGCCATTGACGATGCGGCGGCGGGCAAAAGCTTCGATCGCGGGCTAATGGATATTCTGGAAAATCTTGCCAGCCGGGGCTATACCGAAGGTTTCTACCGCCGTCACGTGCATGATGAGTACCAGAATTATGAGCGGGGCAATTCCGTCAGTACCACCCAGCAATTTGTCGGGGAAGTCGTTGAATGCGACCAGGGCATGGTCACCATTGATGTCAAAAATCGCTTCCAGCTGGGTGATCAGCTGGAACTGATGACCCCCCAGGGCAACCATCGCTTTACCCTGACGTCGATGGAAAACCACAAGGGCGCCAGCGTTGAAGTCGCCCCCGGCAACGGCCACCGCGTTCGCTTCCCGGTAGGTGACCTGGATGTCGATCCACACGGATTACTGGTCCGTGACCTGCCCACAGCAGCTGCTGGCAACTGA
- the rpmG gene encoding 50S ribosomal protein L33, producing the protein MRDKIKLVSSAGTGHFYTTDKNKRTTPDKLVIKKFDPVVRKHVEYKESKIK; encoded by the coding sequence ATGCGCGATAAAATCAAATTGGTGTCCTCTGCTGGTACCGGTCACTTCTACACTACCGACAAGAACAAGCGCACCACCCCAGATAAGCTGGTGATCAAGAAGTTTGATCCGGTGGTACGTAAGCACGTCGAGTACAAGGAAAGCAAGATCAAGTAA
- the rpmB gene encoding 50S ribosomal protein L28 produces the protein MSKVCQVTGKRPVAGNNVSHAQNKTRRRFSPNLHYHRFWVESEKRFVRLRVSAKGMRVIDKKGIDNVLVDLRKRGEKV, from the coding sequence ATGTCTAAGGTTTGTCAGGTAACTGGAAAGCGTCCAGTAGCCGGAAATAACGTATCACACGCTCAAAACAAAACGCGTCGTCGTTTTTCACCCAACCTGCACTATCATCGTTTCTGGGTTGAGTCCGAGAAACGTTTTGTGCGTCTACGCGTTTCTGCCAAAGGCATGCGTGTAATTGATAAGAAGGGCATCGACAACGTTCTTGTCGATCTCCGCAAACGTGGCGAAAAGGTATAA
- the radC gene encoding RadC family protein translates to MAITDWPAMERPREKLLARGASQLSDAELLAIFLRTGITGRSAVDLARDMLQTFGGLRGILEADQRRFCAEKGLGAAKYSQLQAVLEMSRRHLASEIQRGDAITSSEATRHYLLAQLRHHQHEVFACIYLDNQHRILDYEEVFQGTIDSAAVYPREIVKRCLGVNAAAVILAHNHPSGVAEPSTADIQITERLVAALSLMDIRVLDHMVVGDQQVISFAERGLMPIT, encoded by the coding sequence ATGGCGATTACAGACTGGCCTGCCATGGAGCGGCCCAGAGAGAAGCTATTGGCCAGGGGCGCCAGTCAGCTGAGCGATGCCGAGCTGCTGGCTATTTTTCTCCGCACAGGCATTACGGGTCGCTCGGCGGTCGACCTGGCACGGGACATGTTGCAAACTTTCGGCGGCTTGCGAGGGATACTGGAAGCCGATCAACGTCGGTTTTGCGCGGAAAAAGGCCTTGGCGCGGCAAAATACAGTCAGCTACAAGCAGTACTCGAGATGAGCCGTCGGCACTTGGCCAGCGAAATACAGCGGGGGGATGCGATCACCAGTAGCGAAGCGACTCGCCATTACCTGCTGGCCCAACTTCGCCACCATCAGCATGAAGTCTTCGCTTGTATCTACCTGGATAACCAGCACCGCATTCTCGACTACGAAGAAGTGTTCCAGGGAACTATCGATTCGGCGGCGGTTTACCCCAGGGAAATCGTTAAACGTTGTCTGGGGGTAAATGCGGCGGCCGTCATTCTAGCGCACAATCACCCCAGCGGAGTAGCTGAGCCCAGCACCGCCGATATTCAGATCACCGAACGCCTGGTCGCCGCCCTATCCCTGATGGATATTCGAGTACTCGACCATATGGTGGTGGGTGACCAGCAGGTGATCTCTTTTGCCGAACGGGGCCTGATGCCAATCACCTGA